In one window of Thunnus thynnus chromosome 23, fThuThy2.1, whole genome shotgun sequence DNA:
- the LOC137175887 gene encoding apoptosis facilitator Bcl-2-like protein 14 — translation MANGHIEIQDPISNQDPTSHTDCKSTSDADSMDDSVEYRVMMAYAQRRRRKTSTESPKLVAQNGGLDSNGTSSPQTPAKAENEAPEKKEEEEEKEEKKKGGKKIWKRLPKIFRCIKPQTTDEEPQKPQKTPESPDDVVVRCVDFPEDDVTEDDQFDQVASRLTEIADEIPFTPPEVESDAPDDEVEKVIGLLLRESGDRLNERELKNASIAAELFRDYRFFDTLITTLLRRMGLWTPDPDAPGPQMSPKTQIAVTCEVTSRLSAVDTLPMNRLLGFGATYLQNHYSSWAEQQGGYEAAFDSEEEDDVQ, via the exons ATGGCAAACGGGCACATTGAGATCCAGGACCCCATCTCCAACCAGGACCCGACCAGCCATACAGACTGTAAATCTACATCAGACGCAGACAGCATGGACGACTCGGTGGAGTACAGAGTCATGATGGCGTACGCACAGAGGAGACGAAGGAAAACCAGCACTGAATCACCCAAACTGGTCGCACAAAATGGTGGCTTAGATTCAAATGGAACGTCTTCACCTCAGACGCCAGCCAAGGCTGAAAATGAAGCAccggagaagaaggaggaggaggaggagaaggaggagaagaagaagggagggaagAAGATATGGAAACGTCTGCCAAAGATTTTCAGATGCATCAAACCTCAGACAACAGATGAGGaaccacagaaaccacagaAAACACCTGAGAGTCCAGATGATGTAGTGGTCAGATGTGTTGATTTTCCGGAAG ATGACGTAACAGAAGATGATCAGTTTGATCAGGTAGCGAGCAGACTGACGGAGATCGCAGATGAAATCCCGTTCACTCCTCCAGAGGTGGAGTCAGACGCTCCAGACG ACGAGGTGGAGAAAGTGATCGGCCTGCTGCTGAGGGAGAGCGGAGACAGACTGAACGAGAGA GAGCTGAAAAACGCATCTATCGCCGCGGAGCTTTTTAGGGATTACCGTTTCTTTGACACGTTAATAACGACGCTCCTCAGGAGGATGGGCCTCTGGACCCCTGACCCAGACGCTCCGGGGCCACAAATGTCCCCCAAGACCCAGATCGCCGTGACCTGTGAG GTCACCAGTCGTCTGTCTGCGGTCGACACGCTGCCGATGAACCGACTGCTCGGTTTCGGAGCCACATACCTGCAGAATCATTACTCATCCTGGGCAGAGCAGCAGGGGGGATAC GAAGCAGCCTTTGacagtgaggaagaggatgatgtTCAGTGA